The following coding sequences are from one Haliotis asinina isolate JCU_RB_2024 chromosome 3, JCU_Hal_asi_v2, whole genome shotgun sequence window:
- the LOC137277273 gene encoding uncharacterized protein, giving the protein MWTVLLPSLLLLREVRAEHLFVRISDADRTFTSGAVLHTRKTTSAVACGIACYRLGTCGSFNSRLESDDTFTCDLLSDIPLSPMTDLSPVAGAEYYEQTCQPLLNPTAAAEVTEEGQDNTGLVYLASNNGLDVTLVNMSDTYEVVSVTKVATVEQMSSGKFTQIHGTSNVRLENGTDLEVFIIGSEVRCTFEKPDLEPCFSSIQVPMVTIFDTDDITALLETKTHVGLMAFSYSKITVVDILSPGTWVVNRTIDLSPGNKPPGWTNIPQGLVGAAWLVRENTTGTEVYDTALLITKDYYVVYDFPNDKLLKRGHLCAPA; this is encoded by the exons AACATTCACGTCCGGGGCTGTGCTGCATACTCGGAAGACAACCAGTGCTGTTGCGTGTGGCATTGCCTGTTACCGACTGGGAACATGCGGCTCCTTTAACAGTAGACTGGAGTCTGATGATACATTCACCTGTGACCTCCTGTCCGATATCCCGCTGTCTCCCATGACGGACCTGTCTCCTGTAGCTGGAGCCGAGTACTATGAACAG ACATGTCAACCCCTCCTCAATCCAACTGCAGCCGCAGAGGTCACCGAAGAGGGCCAGGATAATACCGGGCTCGTGTACCTGGCCAGTAACAACGGTCTGGACGTGACACTCGTCAACATGTCTGACACCTACGAGGTGGTATCTGTGACCAAAGTGGCAACGGTAGAACAGATGAGCAGCGGGAAGTTTACACAGATACACGGTACAAGTAATGTCCGCCTGGAGAACGGAACCGACTTGGAAGTCTTCATAATAG GGTCTGAAGTCAGATGCACTTTCGAGAAACCAGACTTGGaaccatgtttttcatctatCCAAGTACCAATGGTCACCATATTTGATACTGATGACATCACGGCGTTGTTAGAAACCAAGACCCATGTCGGACTGATGGCGTTCAGCTACTCTAAGATCACTGTCGTTGACATCTTGTCTCCTGGGACTTGGGTCGTCAACAGGACTATTGACCTGTCTCCTGGCAACAAGCCGCCCGGATGGACGAACATCCCACAAGGACTGGTTGGTGCCGCTTGGCTCGTCAGGGAAAACACCACGGGAACGGAGGTGTATGACACGGCGTTACTGATAACCAAAGATTACTACGTCGTGTACGACTTCCCCAACGATAAGCTACTGAAGAGAGGCCACTTGTGTGCACCTGCTTAA